In a genomic window of Actinomycetota bacterium:
- a CDS encoding ABC transporter ATP-binding protein → MQRTMLRTAARAVAATKVYGTGPTAVVALDAVTVDIPAARFTAIMGPSGSGKSTLMHCLAGLDQLTDGQVFLGEVDLGTLSDTELTVLRRTRLGFIFQSFNLLPTLTAAENITLPLRLAGTRADPAWVDEVARQLHLEDRLRHRPSELSGGQQQRVAVARALVTRPELIFADEPTGNLDSRTGAELLLHLRGAVDRLGQTIVMVTHDPRAAAVADAVVFLSDGRIVGTLPEPTEGAVLDRLKALGA, encoded by the coding sequence ATGCAACGAACCATGCTCCGCACCGCCGCCCGGGCGGTCGCCGCCACCAAGGTCTACGGCACCGGGCCCACCGCGGTCGTCGCCCTCGACGCGGTGACCGTCGACATCCCCGCTGCCCGCTTCACCGCCATCATGGGGCCCTCGGGATCGGGCAAGTCCACGCTGATGCACTGCCTGGCCGGCCTCGACCAGCTCACCGACGGGCAGGTCTTCCTGGGCGAGGTGGACCTCGGCACCCTGTCCGACACCGAGCTCACCGTCCTGCGGCGCACCCGCCTCGGCTTCATCTTCCAGTCCTTCAACCTGCTGCCCACCCTGACCGCAGCTGAGAACATCACCCTCCCGCTCCGACTGGCAGGCACCCGCGCCGACCCGGCGTGGGTGGACGAGGTCGCCCGCCAGCTCCACCTCGAGGACCGCCTGCGCCACCGCCCGTCCGAGCTCTCCGGCGGCCAGCAGCAGCGGGTGGCCGTCGCCCGGGCGCTGGTCACCCGGCCCGAGCTGATCTTCGCCGACGAGCCCACCGGCAACCTGGACTCCCGCACCGGGGCCGAGCTGCTCCTCCACCTGCGGGGGGCGGTGGACCGCCTGGGCCAGACCATCGTCATGGTCACCCACGACCCCCGGGCTGCCGCCGTGGCCGACGCCGTGGTGTTCCTGTCCGACGGCCGCATCGTCGGGACGCTCCCCGAACCCACCGAGGGCGCCGTCCTCGACCGCCTGAAGGCCCTGGGCGCCTAG
- a CDS encoding sensor histidine kinase yields the protein MSTASSWRPRLGDVALAALLAGVMEAGSFGTSHHLHAHRPMDAAGGLLILAIAGALAFRRRQPAIVLGAVSGLLLVYFLIGYGPGPVWLALLVAYATAVVHGQRLAAGIAAVVGFSVFPWLDDWLGRGPAPNALGLTLLAAGLLVLFGAAEAVRARRARRDEERRRREEEAARTATEERLRIARDLHDVLAHNISLISVQAGVALHVNGELPDQARSALTAIRAASKEALGELRSALDALRQTGDAAPHRPSPGLAQLDDLVAGARAAGLHVAVSVEGVGGPVPVPVPVPVDVAAYRIVQEALTNVIRHAGAGSAEVTIRRTGAALVLTVEDDGHGSGAGTLPSPGSGILGMRERAAALGGTLNAGPRPGGGFRVHAELPAGAPVAAEPGQ from the coding sequence ATGAGCACGGCGTCGTCGTGGCGGCCACGGCTGGGGGATGTGGCCCTGGCCGCCCTCCTGGCCGGGGTCATGGAGGCCGGCAGCTTCGGGACGTCGCACCACCTCCACGCCCATCGCCCGATGGACGCCGCCGGCGGCCTGCTCATCCTGGCGATCGCCGGGGCGCTGGCGTTCCGGCGCCGCCAGCCGGCGATCGTCCTCGGGGCAGTCTCCGGCCTGCTGCTCGTGTACTTCCTCATCGGCTACGGCCCCGGGCCGGTATGGCTTGCCCTCCTGGTGGCGTATGCCACCGCCGTCGTCCACGGCCAGCGCCTGGCGGCGGGGATCGCCGCGGTCGTGGGTTTCTCGGTCTTTCCCTGGCTGGACGACTGGCTGGGGCGGGGGCCGGCGCCCAATGCGCTAGGCCTGACGTTGCTGGCGGCCGGGCTGTTGGTGCTCTTCGGGGCGGCCGAGGCGGTGCGCGCCCGGCGTGCCCGGCGTGACGAGGAGCGCCGCCGGCGTGAGGAGGAGGCCGCCCGGACGGCCACGGAGGAGCGGCTGCGCATCGCACGCGACCTGCACGACGTGCTGGCCCACAACATCTCGCTGATCAGCGTCCAGGCCGGGGTCGCGCTCCACGTCAACGGCGAGCTGCCCGACCAGGCCCGCTCGGCGCTCACCGCCATCCGGGCGGCCAGCAAGGAGGCGCTCGGCGAGCTGCGCTCGGCGCTGGACGCCCTGCGCCAGACCGGCGACGCCGCCCCCCACAGGCCATCGCCCGGGCTCGCCCAGCTCGACGACCTGGTGGCCGGTGCCCGGGCTGCCGGGCTGCACGTGGCGGTGTCGGTGGAGGGGGTCGGGGGGCCGGTTCCGGTGCCGGTTCCGGTGCCGGTCGATGTCGCCGCCTACCGGATCGTGCAGGAGGCGCTCACCAACGTCATCCGCCACGCCGGTGCGGGTTCGGCCGAGGTAACCATCCGGCGGACCGGCGCGGCCCTGGTGCTCACCGTCGAGGACGACGGGCACGGCTCCGGGGCCGGGACCCTACCGTCCCCGGGCAGCGGCATCCTGGGTATGCGGGAGCGGGCGGCTGCACTCGGGGGGACCCTTAACGCCGGCCCCCGGCCGGGCGGCGGGTTCCGGGTGCACGCCGAGTTGCCGGCGGGGGCTCCGGTGGCCGCGGAGCCCGGGCAGTGA
- a CDS encoding response regulator transcription factor has protein sequence MITVVLADDQALVRAGFRALLESEDGVSVVGEAATGSEAVSQARRLRPDVVLMDIRMPGTDGLEATRAIASDPGLSGVKVVVLTTFQLDEYVFEALRSGASGFLVKDIEPADLVRGVRAVAGGEALLAPSVTRRLIEEFVAKSRPPAPLPELRLLTEREREVVALVAEGLSNAEIGERLFVSVATAKTHVSRAMTKLQARDRAQLVVKAYESGLVRPGWA, from the coding sequence GTGATCACGGTGGTCCTCGCCGACGACCAGGCCCTGGTGCGGGCCGGGTTCCGGGCGCTGCTGGAGTCCGAGGACGGCGTCTCGGTCGTGGGCGAGGCAGCCACCGGCTCCGAGGCGGTCAGCCAGGCGCGTCGCCTGCGACCTGATGTCGTCCTGATGGACATCCGCATGCCGGGCACCGATGGCCTCGAAGCCACCCGGGCCATCGCGAGCGATCCCGGGCTGAGCGGCGTGAAGGTGGTGGTGCTCACCACCTTCCAACTCGACGAGTACGTCTTCGAAGCCCTCCGCTCGGGCGCCAGCGGCTTCCTGGTGAAGGACATCGAGCCCGCCGACCTCGTGCGCGGGGTGCGGGCGGTGGCCGGTGGGGAGGCGCTGCTGGCCCCCAGTGTCACCCGCCGGCTCATCGAGGAGTTCGTGGCGAAGTCCCGCCCGCCGGCCCCCCTCCCCGAGCTGCGGCTGCTCACCGAGCGGGAGCGGGAGGTGGTGGCCCTGGTGGCCGAAGGGCTCTCCAACGCCGAGATCGGCGAGCGCCTGTTCGTGAGCGTCGCCACCGCCAAGACCCACGTGAGCCGGGCGATGACGAAGCTCCAGGCCCGGGACCGGGCGCAGCTGGTGGTGAAGGCCTACGAGTCCGGCCTGGTGCGCCCGGGCTGGGCGTGA
- a CDS encoding DUF559 domain-containing protein yields the protein MSRKQVSAIGIKPDAIAYRLKSGAWQLAYPNVYRMAGTAPTWEGDLLAAQLWGGPGTVISHESAGALFGLDGVPQGVVAITSRRSVAPEGITLHRSGNLRRWEHGLLHPFNVTGIVRTLFDLGSVLAPAQLAVAFEDALRRDDERFELLRRRLDQSGLRGRPAVQALAQLVHSRDPGAAVAGSAPEVFLERLIVSAGLPPPVRQFEVKIGGKTYRIDFSYPSIKLAIEFDGFTWHWGRKKWRYDLARSNQLMLLGWRVLHVTWDDLVNHPDKVVAQIREALGM from the coding sequence ATGAGCCGCAAACAAGTATCGGCGATCGGCATCAAGCCCGACGCCATCGCCTACCGGCTGAAGTCGGGTGCATGGCAGCTGGCCTACCCGAACGTGTACCGGATGGCCGGCACAGCGCCCACCTGGGAGGGCGATCTGTTGGCCGCACAGCTCTGGGGTGGCCCCGGGACGGTGATCTCGCATGAGTCTGCCGGAGCCCTGTTCGGCCTCGATGGGGTCCCGCAGGGCGTGGTGGCCATCACGAGCCGGCGCAGCGTGGCTCCGGAGGGCATCACGCTGCACCGCAGCGGCAACCTGAGGCGCTGGGAGCACGGGCTGCTGCACCCCTTCAACGTCACTGGCATCGTGCGGACGCTCTTCGACCTGGGTTCAGTGCTGGCGCCCGCACAGCTTGCGGTGGCGTTCGAGGACGCGCTGCGCCGCGACGACGAGCGATTCGAACTCCTGCGCCGCCGGCTTGACCAGTCCGGGCTGCGGGGCCGGCCGGCGGTACAGGCGCTGGCTCAACTGGTGCACTCACGCGACCCAGGGGCGGCGGTCGCCGGCAGCGCGCCCGAGGTGTTCCTCGAGCGCCTCATCGTCTCCGCCGGCCTCCCGCCACCCGTCCGCCAGTTCGAGGTGAAGATCGGCGGCAAGACCTACCGGATCGATTTTTCCTACCCCAGCATCAAGCTGGCGATCGAGTTCGATGGCTTCACCTGGCACTGGGGCCGGAAGAAATGGAGGTACGACCTCGCTCGCAGCAACCAACTGATGCTGCTGGGCTGGAGGGTGCTGCATGTCACCTGGGACGACCTCGTCAACCACCCGGACAAGGTCGTCGCCCAGATCCGGGAAGCTCTGGGGATGTAG
- a CDS encoding GntR family transcriptional regulator, giving the protein MVIDKEGNGVPVTFRLDPGSGVPTYQQIVRQVEHALRLGYLAPGDQLPTVKDVVAALAINPNTVLKAYRELEHKGLVGGRPGQGTFVERALDVVPLRDQQALRKGLARWLDTAFEAGLDAEGVAALFANALQDRAAAGPAPGPKGDPRGNLPSEQDRAGGAAS; this is encoded by the coding sequence ATGGTGATAGATAAAGAGGGTAACGGTGTCCCGGTCACTTTCCGGCTCGACCCGGGGTCCGGGGTGCCGACCTACCAGCAGATCGTCCGCCAGGTGGAGCATGCGCTGCGCCTCGGCTACCTGGCGCCGGGGGACCAGCTCCCGACCGTCAAGGATGTGGTGGCCGCCCTGGCCATCAATCCCAACACCGTCCTCAAGGCCTACCGGGAGCTGGAGCACAAGGGCCTGGTGGGTGGCCGCCCCGGGCAGGGAACTTTCGTCGAGCGGGCGCTGGATGTCGTGCCGCTGCGGGACCAGCAGGCCCTGCGCAAGGGCCTGGCCCGCTGGCTGGACACCGCCTTCGAGGCGGGGCTCGACGCCGAGGGCGTCGCCGCCCTCTTCGCCAACGCCCTCCAGGACCGCGCTGCGGCCGGGCCAGCGCCGGGGCCGAAGGGGGATCCCCGGGGAAACCTCCCTTCTGAGCAGGACCGGGCCGGGGGCGCCGCGTCGTGA